A single genomic interval of Candidatus Melainabacteria bacterium RIFOXYA2_FULL_32_9 harbors:
- a CDS encoding phosphoheptose isomerase translates to MECKKNNFFDSTINDRLEETIQVLSRLKEFTTDIEQAAQIILNCFKSGNKLLICGNGGSAADAQHIAAEFVGKFYKIDRPALPAIALNTNTSIITAIGNDFGYDGTFKRQVEAFGQKEDVLLAISTSGNSLNVIEAIKAATAKEMIIISLTGQTGGEMAKVSHITIKVPSTNTPIIQNAHITICHTICEIVENYF, encoded by the coding sequence ATGGAATGCAAGAAAAATAACTTTTTTGATTCAACTATTAATGACCGTCTTGAAGAAACAATACAAGTACTATCAAGATTAAAAGAGTTTACAACAGATATTGAGCAAGCTGCTCAAATAATTCTTAATTGCTTTAAGTCGGGAAATAAACTTTTGATTTGCGGAAATGGGGGCAGTGCAGCTGATGCTCAGCATATAGCCGCGGAATTCGTTGGAAAGTTTTATAAAATAGATAGGCCAGCTCTACCTGCAATTGCATTAAATACAAATACATCAATTATTACTGCAATAGGAAATGATTTTGGTTACGACGGAACATTCAAAAGACAAGTAGAAGCTTTTGGCCAAAAAGAAGATGTGCTATTAGCCATATCAACAAGTGGAAATTCTTTAAACGTAATTGAAGCTATAAAAGCAGCCACTGCAAAAGAAATGATTATAATATCTTTAACAGGACAAACAGGTGGTGAAATGGCTAAGGTGTCTCACATAACAATAAAAGTTCCCAGTACCAATACACCAATTATTCAAAATGCTCACATTACTATTTGTCATACTATATGTGAAATAGTTGAAAACTATTTTTAG